One part of the Helicobacter pylori genome encodes these proteins:
- a CDS encoding bifunctional 4-hydroxy-2-oxoglutarate aldolase/2-dehydro-3-deoxy-phosphogluconate aldolase: MQDKTIEVLQISPIVPVVVIENIKDAVPLAQSLIEGGIPIIEVTLRSSCALEAIELIAKNVPKMRVGAGTILNSAQLEQAQNRGAEFLISPGLTPSLLEHAKKKGMPLIPGVSSSSEVMQALEWGYHALKFFPAEYCGGVKLLNAFNGPFKGVKFCPTGGISADNMRSYLNLENVLCVGGSWLTPKDLIQNKEWGKITEICKRALA, translated from the coding sequence ATGCAAGATAAAACAATAGAGGTTTTACAAATTAGCCCCATTGTCCCTGTGGTGGTGATTGAAAATATAAAAGACGCTGTGCCTTTAGCGCAAAGCCTGATAGAGGGGGGTATTCCAATCATAGAAGTAACTTTGCGCTCCAGTTGCGCTTTAGAAGCCATAGAGCTTATCGCTAAGAATGTGCCAAAAATGCGTGTGGGCGCTGGCACGATTTTAAACTCTGCTCAATTAGAGCAGGCTCAAAATAGGGGGGCAGAGTTTTTGATTAGCCCGGGCCTTACGCCTAGCCTTTTAGAACACGCAAAGAAAAAAGGCATGCCCCTAATACCCGGGGTTTCTAGCAGTAGTGAAGTCATGCAAGCTTTAGAATGGGGCTATCACGCTTTGAAATTTTTCCCGGCAGAGTATTGTGGGGGCGTTAAGCTTTTAAACGCTTTTAACGGCCCTTTTAAAGGGGTGAAATTTTGCCCCACTGGGGGGATTAGTGCAGATAACATGCGTTCTTATTTGAATTTAGAAAATGTTTTATGCGTGGGGGGGAGCTGGCTTACCCCTAAAGATTTAATTCAAAACAAAGAGTGGGGTAAGATCACAGAAATTTGCAAGCGGGCGTTAGCTTAA